Proteins from a single region of Dictyostelium discoideum AX4 chromosome 5 chromosome, whole genome shotgun sequence:
- the mkcB gene encoding MKC subfamily protein kinase, whose protein sequence is MKSILKKAKHFFHTNETVNGENGGEKTAKESESQQHHQQQQQHDENGANPPDQGVDEASNVSQSQPTTSALQTSTSLQPSSSLHQIPQSQSSLELTTNPTQQLPTTPTKQLPTPPPPQQPHSQQQQQQQQQSQSQLNNNDISISTNTNNTTNNTNNNNNIDSTLTTPVPSSENLATLSTSTTSEQQPNSQPTPNNTNTTTSPPPSSASTSNLSTSTTTTTTTTTTTTAAANENTNTTQEQTVSPNKPPQPPNALSQSTTSSSTSSTSLLSSTFSKFKIKLGSGSTKNKDSSSAPGTPHINNNNNTVSSSNKNRSTLVITPGSVNNNNNNQNNHKNNNTTPDHPPEEQKPVEKEVITIATLADFPEDCQKLIRISGIPEEKLIKNIQILAYVLHFRTGRFFKLVDEPPREPRKKFVSERFNDGEKLLEPVEPALLKKMYKDSDQVGKGGFGTVYFAKSTKEKRLVAIKKMPHVTKRQQQQNFREAAILAKCDHPNIVKLHTCHIDKDSNLWIVMEFMEGGTFEEAAKAWKFNENNLAYVAKELLKGLQYLHENHMVHRDLKSANIMMSVEGKVKLIDFGLCEDVATSTPMHMVGSPFWMAPEMIQQKYHSTPVDIWSFAISLLEMANQRPPMMESAVKAMFTVATDGATGFDDPALWSDCFKDFLSLCLKQDPAERATAEELLKHPFIKKADSRDNMENILKKIFLTNSLMNSGF, encoded by the exons atgaaatctaTATTAAAGAAAGCAAAACATTTCTTTCACACCAATGAAACAGTAAATGGAGAAAATGGTGGTGAAAAAACAGCAAAAGAGAGTGAAAgtcaacaacaccaccaacaacaacaacaacatgaTGAAAATGGTGCAAACCCACCAGACCAAGGAGTTGATGAAGCATCAAATGTATCACAATCTCAACCAACTACATCAGCATTACAAACTTCAACCTCATTacaaccatcatcatcattacatCAAATTCCTCAATCACAATCTAGCTTAGAATTAACAACTAATCCAACACAACAActaccaacaacaccaaccaAACAattaccaacaccaccaccaccacaacaaccacattcacaacaacaacaacaacaacaacaacaatcacagtcacaattaaataataatgatattagtATAagtacaaatacaaataatacaacaaataatacaaataataataataatatagattcAACACTAACAACACCAGTACCATCATCAGAGAATTTGGCAAcattatcaacatcaacaactagtgaacaacaaccaaactCTCAACCAAcaccaaataatacaaatacaacaacttcaccaccaccatcatcagcttcaacttcaaatttatcaacatcaactactacaactaccacaacaactacaactacaacagcagcagcaaatgaaaatacaaatacaacacaAGAACAAACTGTATCACCAAAtaaaccaccacaaccaccaaaTGCATTATCacaatcaacaacatcatcatcaacatcatcaacatcattattAAGTAGTacattttctaaatttaaaattaaacttgGTAGCGGTTCAACAAAGAATAAAGATTCATCATCAGCACCAGGAACACcacatataaataataataataatactgtatcatcatcaaataaaaatagatcaACCCTAGTTATAACACCAGGatctgtaaataataataataacaaccaaaacaatcataaaaataataatacaacaccAGATCACCCTCCAGAAGAACAAAAACCAGTTGAAAAGGAAGTGATTACAATTGCAACATTGGCAGATTTCCCTGAAGATTGTCAAAAGTTAATAAGAATATCTGGAATTCCAGaagagaaattaattaaaaatattcaaattttagcATACGTTTTACATTTTAGAACGGGTAGATTCTTTAAATTGGTTGACGAACCACCAAGAGAACCCAGAAAGAAATTTGTATCTGAAAGATTTAATGATGGTGAAAAGTTACTTGAACCTGTTGAACCAGCTTTACTAAAGAAAATGTATAAAGATTCTGATCAAGTTGGTAAAGG tggtTTTGGTACAGTTTATTTTGCAAAAAgtacaaaagaaaaaagattaGTTGCAATTAAAAAGATGCCACATGTTACAAagagacaacaacaacaaaattttaGAGAGGCAGCAATTTTAGCAAAATGTGATCATCCAAATATCGTAAAATTACATACATGTCATATTGATAAGGATAGTAATCTATGGATAGTTATGGAGTTTATGGAGGGTGGTACATTTGAGGAGGCAGCAAAGGCATGGAAATTCAATGAGAATAATTTAGCATACGTGGCAAAAGAGTTGTTGAAAGGGTTACAATATTTACACGAAAATCATATGGTTCATAGGGATTTGAAGAGTGCAAATATTATGATGAGCGTTGAGGGTAAGGTCAAGTTAATCGATTTCGGTCTATGTGAAGACGTTGCCACCTCGACACCAATGCATATGGTGGGTTCACCATTTTGGATGGCACCAGAGATGATTCAACAAAAATATCATTCAACTCCTGTCGATATTTGGAGTTTTGCAATCTCTCTTTTGGAAATGGCAAATCAACGTCCACCAATGATGGAATCTGCCGTAAAAGCAATGTTTACTGTGGCCACCGATGGTGCTACCGGTTTCGATGATCCTGCACTTTGGTCTGATTGTTTCAAGGATTTCCTATCACTTTGTTTAAAACAAGATCCAGCTGAACGTGCTACTGCCGAAGAACTTTTAAAACATCCTTTCATTAAAAAAGCTGATTCAAGAGATAATATGGAAAATATACTTAAAAAGATTTTCCTTAcaaattctttaatgaaTTCTggtttctaa
- the lyrm4 gene encoding LYR motif-containing protein 4, translating into MSQKSVVLHLYRSLVRESKKFSSYNFREYSLRRVSVGFRENKNKDQNETKELIQDALKNLEMVKRQAFINSMYSTNKLVVE; encoded by the coding sequence ATGTCACAAAAATCAGTAGTTTTACATTTATATCGTTCATTAGTAAGAGAATCAAAAAAGTTTTCAAGCTATAATTTTAGAGAATACTCCTTACGTAGAGTATCTGTTGGTTTtagagaaaataaaaataaagaccAAAACGAaacaaaagaattaattcaagatgctcttaaaaatttagaaatggTCAAAAGACAAGCATTTATCAATTCAATGtattcaacaaataaattagttgttgaataa